AATAACCGTTGCGATAGTGATGATGCGCTTTTGAATATTTTCGCGTTCGACGCGAGCCAAGCGTTTGCGGCTGCTCGCAGCCGGTTTTTGTGTCTGTTTTGCCATAGCTTACTCGATTATTATTTTGGTATGCAGTTAAAGGTAGCCCCTGGAATTTGGGTCGATAATCTTGTTGCTGCCAAGGGTTGGATAAAGAATCAGGGCATAGAGTGGGATACTCTATGCCCCATGGGACATGTTATTTTCTAGCGTAAAACTTCGCCAACAAATGGCAATAGCGCAATATGTCGGGAACGCTTTACTGCTTTTGTGATGGCGCGTTGGTGCTTGGCGCAGGTGCCGGTTTGGCGACGAGGACGGATTTTTCCGTCCTCATGCACATACTGGCGTAACAGATCAGTCTCTTTATAATCAATCTTGACTTTGCTGTCTGCGCAAAACCGGCAGTTTTTCGGCTTGAAATAACGCCTCTGTTGGTATGCACTCACAGTTATTACTCCTGATTAGTGATTGTTTTCGTTATGGCTGATTGTGCTGTGGCTAAAAAGGAAATTCATCCTCGATGGGTTCTTCATCATCAATCTCATCGCTGCCACGGCGATCACCGAGTATAGTCATTTCATTTGCGACAACTTCAACCGATGTGTGGCGGGTGCCATTTGAGTCTTCCCACCGGCGAGTTTGCAAACGCCCTTCAATATAAACTTGCTGTCCTTTGGTTAGATATTGATTGCAAATTTCGGCAAGTTTATTCCAGGTGACGACGTTGAACCATTCGGTATCTGTGCGTCGTTCACCATCGGCGGTTGACCAACTTCGGTTTGTGGCGACG
The sequence above is a segment of the Chloroflexota bacterium genome. Coding sequences within it:
- a CDS encoding 30S ribosomal protein S18 encodes the protein MTVSAYQQRRYFKPKNCRFCADSKVKIDYKETDLLRQYVHEDGKIRPRRQTGTCAKHQRAITKAVKRSRHIALLPFVGEVLR
- a CDS encoding single-stranded DNA-binding protein, which translates into the protein MSRGLNKVMIIGHLGRDPEMRYTPSGRPVTTFSVATNRSWSTADGERRTDTEWFNVVTWNKLAEICNQYLTKGQQVYIEGRLQTRRWEDSNGTRHTSVEVVANEMTILGDRRGSDEIDDEEPIEDEFPF